The Stenotrophomonas maltophilia sequence CAACGGCCGCAGCTACGATGCGCCGCTGCTGAAGGCCCGCTACCGGCTGGCACGCCAGCGTTGCCCGATCAGCGCACTGGATCACGTCGACCTGCTCTATCCGACCCGCCGCCGCTATCGCGGCACGTGGGAGAACTGCAAGCTGTCCACCATCGAACGCCAGCTGCTGCGCGTGGTGCGCGAGGACGATCTGCCCGGTTCTGAAGCACCGGGCGCTTGGCTGCGCTTCCTGCGCGGGGGCGATGCGGTGAACCTGCGCCGGGTGGCCGACCACAACCACCAGGATGTGGTAACCCTGGCCCTGCTGCTGCAGCGGTTGGTGCACGAGGAACAGCGCGAGCGCGAGACGCTGGCGCTGGTCGGGCAGTAGGCGTTGACGCGGCCTGACGGTGGCAGCGGCGACACTGCCGCCACCATCCACGCCTGGAGCCCGACGATGCGCCTCAATCCCCTGGTCCTGCTCGCCATCCTGCCACTGGCTGCCTGCAGCCATGCCGGCAGCAGTACCGCGCATGAGACCACGCCGCCACCGGCGGCCGATGGCCCGCATGAGTGCCAGCCCGACAAGCTTGAAGCATTCACCGGCAAGACCGCCGACGAAGCCACGGTGAAGCAGCTGGTCAGCGCCAGCGGCGCACGCGGTGCACGGGT is a genomic window containing:
- a CDS encoding I78 family peptidase inhibitor produces the protein MRLNPLVLLAILPLAACSHAGSSTAHETTPPPAADGPHECQPDKLEAFTGKTADEATVKQLVSASGARGARVVKPGMAVTMDFRQDRVTVQVDAQNRIERASCG